From Erigeron canadensis isolate Cc75 chromosome 8, C_canadensis_v1, whole genome shotgun sequence, one genomic window encodes:
- the LOC122610347 gene encoding uncharacterized protein LOC122610347 — protein sequence MKTGKLNDKYVVEYANAHKYGTNEIALDCPLILVDKNFMIDLIPVEISSFDVIVGMDWLSKHHATICCHEKLVHIPLQNSEILIVQGDKSTNEHKIVTAMKFHVFPDDLPGIPLVRQVEFNIDLVPGVAPVAKAPYRLAPPEMQELSNQLQELLSKGFIRPSSSPWGAPILFVKKKDEELYAKFSKCEFWLRQVQFLGHVVNDQGIHVDPAKIEAIKKWEAPKAATEVRSFLGLAAFQEGTEDFVVYCDASHQGLGCVLMQRGKVIAYASRQLKVHEENYTTHDLELGALVFALKIWRHYLYGTKCTIFTDHKSLQHVYNQKELNMRQRHWVELLSDYDCEIKYHPGKANVEADRTNLRQLVIEGQEIGLRSKDSIKAERLGPIAQELEVDDEGVRKFKN from the exons ATGAAAACTGGCAAACTAAATGATAAGTATGTGGTAGAGTACGCAAATGCCCATAAGTACGGCACTAATGAAATTGCTTTAGACTGTCCTTTGATCTTAGTAGACAAGAACTTTATGATTGACCTAATCCCTGTCGAGATTAGTAGCTTTGACGTtatcgtgggaatggattggctatccaaacaccacgcgacTATTTGTTGTCACGAGAAATTAGTTCATATACCGCTTCAGAACAGCGAGATCTTGATCGTACAAGGCGATAAGTCCACGAACGAACATAAAATCGTCACAGCCATGAAGTTCC ATGTCTTCCCTGACGACTTACCAGGTATCCCACTTGttagacaagtcgagttcaatattgatcttGTTCCCGGTGTAGCACCAGTCGCTAAAGCACCATATCGTTTAGCTcctcctgaaatgcaagaactgtccaatCAATTACAAGAACTTTTGAGCAAAGGCTTTATTCGTCCTAGTTCATCCCCTTGGGGAGCACCGATCttgtttgttaaaaagaaagatg AAGAGTTGTACGCTAAGTTCTCTAAGTGCGAGttctggcttcgccaagtacagttcCTCGGCCACGTCGTAAATGATCAAGGCATTCATGTCGACCCGGCCAAGATTGAAGCCATTAAGAAGTGGGAGGCCCCGAAAGCTGCTACTGAAGTTCGTAGTTTTCTCGGATTAGCTG CTTTCCAAGAAGGCACCGAAGACTTTGTCGTGTACTGTGACGCTTCACATCAAGGTTTAGGctgtgtactgatgcaaagagGCAAAGTGATCGCCTACGCATCCAGACAACTCAAAGTGCATGAAGAGAACTATACCACCCACGATTTAGAACTTGGAGCACTTGTTTTTGCCTTGAAGATTTGGAGGCACTATTTGTACGGAACTAAATGTACTATCTTTACCGATCATAAGAGCTTGCAACATGTGTACAATCAAAAAGAGTTGAACATGAGACAAAGGCATTGGGTGGAACTGCTAAGTGATTACGATTGTGAAATCAAATACCATCCTGGAAAGGCGAATGTG GAGGCAGATCGTACAAACTTAAGACAACTTGTGATCGAAGGCCAAGAGATCGGCTTGAGATCAAAAGACAGCATAAAAGCAGAGCGGTTAGGCCCAATTGCTCAAGAActtgaagttgatgatgaaggaGTCAGGAAGTTCAAGAACTga